Genomic segment of Paenibacillus polymyxa:
AATTGTCATTTTTTCCGCGCATTGGGATAGCCCCGATCAATGTATTGGCGCGGATGATCAGCATGCAGCGTTGCACGATTTCTATGGCTTTCCCGAAGAAATGTACTCAATTGATTACCCTGCACCAGGCGATCCCAAGCTGTATGAGGAGATAGAGCATCTGTTCAGTCAGCATAACCTGTTCCACCAGCCTGTTCGGAACCGAGGACTGGATCATGGAGCATGGGTGGTTTTGCGGCATATATATCCTGATGCAGACATACCGGTCGTACCCTTATCCATTGATTCTCGGCGCGCTCCCCAGGAGCAATACGAGATTGGGCGGATGCTGGCGCCGTTGCGAAAACAAGGAATTTTGATTATCGGTAGCGGTGGATTGGTCCACAACTTGCGGACACTCAAGCAGACGAGTGAGCCAGCTGATTGGGCCGTTCAATATGATGACTGGATTGCACAGCAGCTTCAAGACTGGAATTTGCGTCACCTATTCCAATATGACAAGAAGGCTCCATATGCCAAACAGGCGGTACCTTCTTATGGAATAGAGCATTTTTCACCTTTGTTTTATGCGATGGGGGCTGCGGATCATGAGCGCTCCGCGCGTAAGCTTTTTCAATCGTATGTCCTTGGCTCGTTAAGTCTCAATTGTTGGGCTTTTGGTCAAGAAAGTGATACGTAAATGTAAAAAAAGAACTTCCGAATCCACATGGTGTGTGGGAATGGAAGTTCTTTTGTGTATTTTGCGTCTTCGATTAATTAGAAGGCACGTGTATCGTGAGCATAACAGCGCAAAAAAAATAACCATTATCCCGGAGGATAACGGTTATTTTGGGATGGTTAAGCTATTTTTCGACTAGGGTCCGCTGGAAAGGTATCTTTATTTTTACGAAACAGTCCACGCAGGAAGGGCAGTACCCAACGGTCAAAGCCAATTCTTCCGGCATTTGCACCAGCAACTACAAGGAAGATTTCAAACAGCAGGTAGATTGCATTGGTGCTTACTGTACCCGAGAACAGGAACGAGAAGTTCATAACCATAGCCATCAAAGCAGCCAGTGTAGTCAATGTACCGAGAAGCAGGCCAACCCCGACCAAGAACTCACCCAATGGGATCAGGACGTTGAACAAACCTACATTCGGCAGGGCAAAGGCTTCCAGGAACGATCCCCACCAGCCTTGTACAGCGGGATGGTCTCCACCTGTTTTAGCAATGGCCCCCGAGATAAATCCGCCTGCATCGAATCCACCTGTCAGCTTTTCAAGTCCGTGGGTCATCCATTCATAACCTAGATAAACCCGTACTACAGTCAGCAACCACATTGCGACTTTGTTTTCACGCAACCAGCTGTTAAACATTCAAACCACTCCTCTTTCTTAATCTATAATGTTGGTTGTATTTCATTTTGTTGGGGATGATCATCTTTGCTACACCTTTATTGTAGTAGGTTCAGTTACAGTTATTTGTGATAAAAATCACAAAGTCTGAATATTTTTTAAATTTTAATGTCTTTAGATAAGTATTCTATAGAGTGGTTACGCTTCAATCAAGACAAAAACAGGAAATAAAGCTTATAATGAGAAAAATAACTAAGTGGAGGGATGAACTTGTCCGGGCCCATTTCCCAACGAAATCATTGGTTGCGTGTGATGGCCTCAGCTCTGTTATGCATGACGCTGATGTCTTGTACTGCTATGTCGAATACGGGTGAATCTGATTCCGTTCCCCAACCGACCAAGCAAGTAACAGAGAAGGAGGCGCTTGAACCGCCGAAGGAGCAGTCTATTCCGGCATTTACAGCTCCGCTTACCGGTCTTCCGGTGGAGCAGCCTGTTTTGGAGCGGCCGCTCGCTGTCATGATTAACAATGCTCCGGCTGCACGTCCACAGGCAGGACTTAGCCAGGCAGACATGGTATATGAAGTTCTTGCAGAAGGCGGGATTACCCGTCTGGTCGCTTTTTTCCAAAGTCATGGTGGAGATGTAAAGATCGGACCGGTCCGTAGCATTCGACCGTATTTGATTGAGCTGGGCGAAACCTATGGTGCGTTGCCTATACACGCAGGGGGAAGCACAGATGCCTATGCGATTTTACAGCAGCAGCGGAAGGAACATCTGGATGAGATTTCAAATGGAGGGGCTTACTTCTGGCGAAGCAAAGATCGTCGTCCTCCACATAATTTATACACAGACGTGAACAGACTGCGCAAAGGAAGCGATAGTAAAGGGTATGCCAAGCATACGGACGTTCCAGTATATTCTTACCTTAAATCCGGTGAAACCCCAGTTATGGTGGACGAGACAGTAGCATCTTTGCAAATTCGGTTTTTGCTTAAAAGCTATCGGGTATCTTATACCTATGATCCAGCAAATCAACAATATAAGCGTTTTGTGAACGAAAAGTCACATGTGGATCAAAATAATAACCAACAGCTCTCAGCAGCCAATGTTATTGTAATGAGCGCTAGACATCGAACGTTGGATGATGTGGGCAGATTAAGTGTTG
This window contains:
- a CDS encoding dioxygenase, which translates into the protein MTLPSIFVAHGSPTLAVENNAYTSFLAKLGASLPRPKGIVIFSAHWDSPDQCIGADDQHAALHDFYGFPEEMYSIDYPAPGDPKLYEEIEHLFSQHNLFHQPVRNRGLDHGAWVVLRHIYPDADIPVVPLSIDSRRAPQEQYEIGRMLAPLRKQGILIIGSGGLVHNLRTLKQTSEPADWAVQYDDWIAQQLQDWNLRHLFQYDKKAPYAKQAVPSYGIEHFSPLFYAMGAADHERSARKLFQSYVLGSLSLNCWAFGQESDT
- a CDS encoding DoxX family membrane protein, whose protein sequence is MFNSWLRENKVAMWLLTVVRVYLGYEWMTHGLEKLTGGFDAGGFISGAIAKTGGDHPAVQGWWGSFLEAFALPNVGLFNVLIPLGEFLVGVGLLLGTLTTLAALMAMVMNFSFLFSGTVSTNAIYLLFEIFLVVAGANAGRIGFDRWVLPFLRGLFRKNKDTFPADPSRKIA
- a CDS encoding DUF3048 domain-containing protein, producing the protein MSGPISQRNHWLRVMASALLCMTLMSCTAMSNTGESDSVPQPTKQVTEKEALEPPKEQSIPAFTAPLTGLPVEQPVLERPLAVMINNAPAARPQAGLSQADMVYEVLAEGGITRLVAFFQSHGGDVKIGPVRSIRPYLIELGETYGALPIHAGGSTDAYAILQQQRKEHLDEISNGGAYFWRSKDRRPPHNLYTDVNRLRKGSDSKGYAKHTDVPVYSYLKSGETPVMVDETVASLQIRFLLKSYRVSYTYDPANQQYKRFVNEKSHVDQNNNQQLSAANVIVMSARHRTLDDVGRLSVELDGSGEAMVFQQGQLIQAEWQHTPGDAIRFMKNGVEIPLTPGTSYIHVVPADTSLKEHVTIAAN